The following are from one region of the Arcobacter defluvii genome:
- the rlmN gene encoding 23S rRNA (adenine(2503)-C(2))-methyltransferase RlmN, with protein MAKEELPSIYDYTLDELKEKLKPSFRAKQVYNWLYKKYASSYDDMKNLPNELKEDLKANYPIDIMQIVKKEQSRDGSIKYLFKLRDNHTVEAVLLLMKDKKIDEDGQIVRSEKYTVCISSQVGCKVGCSFCLTAKGGFVRNLTVGEYIAQIVNIKRDNQIAENKALNIVYMGMGEPLDNFDNFTKAVEIFSELDGLAISRRRQTVSTSGIASKIKKLGEKDLGMQLAISLHAVDDELRSELIPMNKAYNIASIIEAVKGFPVDTRKKVMFEYLVIKDKNDSIDAARKLVTLLNGIQAKVNLIYFNPYPGTSYQRPVEEDMLRFKDFLNQKGVICTIRESKGLDISAACGQLKEKEANGNS; from the coding sequence ATGGCAAAAGAAGAATTACCATCTATATATGATTACACATTAGATGAATTAAAAGAAAAATTAAAACCATCATTTAGAGCAAAGCAAGTCTATAATTGGCTTTATAAAAAATATGCAAGTTCGTATGATGATATGAAAAACTTACCAAATGAATTAAAAGAAGATTTAAAAGCAAACTATCCAATAGATATTATGCAAATTGTAAAAAAAGAGCAAAGCAGGGATGGAAGTATAAAATATCTTTTTAAATTAAGAGATAACCATACAGTTGAGGCTGTACTTCTTTTAATGAAAGATAAAAAGATAGATGAAGATGGACAAATTGTAAGAAGTGAAAAATATACAGTTTGTATTTCTTCTCAAGTTGGTTGTAAAGTTGGCTGTAGTTTTTGTTTAACTGCAAAAGGTGGATTTGTAAGAAATCTTACAGTTGGAGAGTATATCGCTCAAATTGTAAATATAAAAAGAGATAATCAAATAGCTGAAAATAAAGCTTTAAATATTGTTTACATGGGAATGGGCGAACCTCTTGATAACTTTGACAATTTCACAAAAGCTGTTGAGATTTTCTCTGAACTTGATGGTTTAGCAATAAGTAGAAGAAGACAAACAGTTTCAACTTCAGGAATTGCAAGTAAAATCAAAAAACTTGGCGAAAAAGATTTAGGTATGCAATTAGCTATTTCTCTTCATGCAGTTGATGATGAGTTAAGAAGTGAATTAATACCTATGAATAAAGCTTATAATATTGCATCTATTATCGAAGCTGTTAAAGGCTTTCCTGTTGACACAAGAAAAAAAGTTATGTTTGAATATCTTGTAATAAAAGATAAAAATGATTCAATAGATGCTGCTAGAAAATTGGTTACTTTATTAAATGGAATTCAAGCAAAAGTAAATTTAATTTACTTTAATCCATACCCTGGAACTTCATATCAGCGACCTGTTGAAGAAGATATGTTAAGATTCAAAGATTTTTTAAACCAAAAAGGTGTAATCTGTACAATCAGAGAATCAAAAGGACTTGATATATCTGCTGCTTGTGGGCAATTAAAAGAAAAGGAAGCAAATGGGAATTCTTGA
- the gltX gene encoding glutamate--tRNA ligase, producing MAVTRFAPSPTGYLHIGGLRTSLYSYLWARKTGGEFRLRIEDTDLARNSEDAMKAIINAFEWVGLNYDGEVFYQSKRTDIYKQYIDKLLENGNAYKCYMSKDELDSLRAAQEAAKQTPRYDGTWRPEEGKVLPQIPAGVEPVIRIKAPTTGTIEFDDGVKGRIKFDANQVDDYVIARSNGMPTYNFVVAIDDALMGMTDVIRGDDHLSNTPKQIVVYNALGFKVPKFYHVPMINNPSGKKLSKRDGAMDVMDYKNQGYLPEALLNFLVRLGWSNGDQEIFSMEEMLELFDPSNINKSASSYNAEKLLWLNSEYIKAVSNDRLIEELKFFDLDLSEHPKRTELLDLSKQRAQTLVDLKKSITDIIDIPTSYEEAGIKKFVKEDTKEFLEKYLLLLEKNKENLYSAEKVEEFTKPFINDNGLKFPQLFQPIRIALTGGTQAPSVYDIISILGFDEVLRRLNEALKRNFQNS from the coding sequence ATGGCAGTAACAAGATTTGCTCCAAGTCCAACTGGATATTTACATATTGGGGGATTAAGAACTTCATTATATAGTTATTTATGGGCTAGAAAAACTGGTGGAGAATTTAGATTAAGAATCGAAGATACAGATTTAGCAAGAAATAGTGAAGATGCAATGAAAGCAATTATAAACGCTTTTGAATGGGTTGGACTTAATTATGATGGTGAAGTTTTTTATCAATCAAAAAGAACAGATATTTATAAACAATATATTGATAAATTATTAGAAAATGGAAATGCTTATAAATGTTATATGAGTAAAGATGAACTGGATAGCTTAAGAGCAGCTCAAGAAGCAGCAAAACAAACACCAAGATATGATGGAACTTGGAGACCTGAAGAGGGAAAAGTTTTACCACAAATTCCAGCAGGTGTTGAACCAGTTATAAGAATAAAAGCTCCAACAACTGGAACAATTGAGTTTGATGATGGTGTAAAAGGACGTATAAAATTTGATGCTAATCAAGTTGATGATTATGTAATTGCAAGATCAAATGGAATGCCAACTTATAACTTTGTCGTTGCTATTGATGATGCGTTAATGGGGATGACAGATGTTATTAGAGGTGATGACCATTTATCAAATACACCAAAACAAATTGTTGTTTATAATGCTTTAGGATTTAAAGTTCCAAAATTCTATCATGTACCAATGATTAATAATCCATCTGGTAAAAAACTATCTAAAAGAGATGGTGCAATGGATGTTATGGATTATAAAAATCAAGGATATTTACCGGAAGCATTATTAAACTTTTTAGTAAGACTTGGTTGGTCAAATGGTGACCAAGAAATATTCTCTATGGAAGAGATGTTAGAATTATTTGACCCATCAAATATCAATAAATCAGCATCATCTTATAATGCTGAAAAACTTTTATGGTTAAATAGTGAGTATATAAAAGCTGTATCAAATGATAGATTAATTGAAGAGTTAAAATTTTTTGATTTAGATTTATCTGAGCATCCAAAAAGAACTGAATTATTAGATTTATCTAAACAAAGAGCACAAACTTTAGTTGATTTAAAAAAATCAATTACTGATATTATTGATATTCCAACTTCATATGAAGAAGCAGGAATTAAAAAATTTGTTAAAGAAGATACAAAAGAATTTTTAGAAAAATATCTTTTATTATTAGAAAAAAATAAAGAAAATCTTTATAGTGCTGAAAAAGTAGAAGAGTTTACAAAACCATTTATAAATGATAATGGATTAAAATTTCCACAATTATTTCAACCAATTAGGATTGCATTAACAGGTGGAACACAAGCACCTTCTGTTTATGACATAATCTCAATACTCGGTTTTGACGAAGTTTTGAGAAGATTAAACGAGGCTTTAAAAAGAAATTTTCAAAACTCTTGA
- a CDS encoding RNA recognition motif domain-containing protein produces the protein MNIYVGNLSYRMNDKDLEEIFSKFGAVKSAKVIMDKETGKSKGFGFVEMVESAAGSQAIESLNGNDCEGRTLRVNEAKPREERPRRQF, from the coding sequence ATGAACATTTACGTAGGTAATTTATCATACAGAATGAATGATAAAGATTTAGAAGAAATCTTCTCAAAATTTGGTGCAGTAAAAAGTGCAAAAGTTATTATGGATAAAGAAACAGGAAAATCAAAAGGATTTGGTTTTGTTGAAATGGTAGAATCAGCAGCTGGTAGCCAAGCTATTGAATCTTTAAATGGTAATGATTGCGAAGGTAGAACTTTAAGAGTTAACGAAGCAAAACCAAGAGAAGAAAGACCAAGAAGACAATTTTAA
- a CDS encoding response regulator transcription factor: MKILLLEDDLILNEIIEEYLISQNNEVISTFDGNEAEDYLYSQTFDLLLLDVNVPELNGFELLRNLRAQNIKTPAIFITSLNMADDMQKGFDSGCDDYIKKPFELKELDIRINNIKRLFNITPTNIIILEKDLLLDTQNLYILKEDKKIHIAKKESEVLQYLINNSRKTVSIEELSLNLWAYEENPNASTVRTYIKNLRKILGEEQILNIRGVGYRFNKK, from the coding sequence ATGAAAATTTTATTGCTAGAAGATGATTTAATTTTAAATGAAATTATAGAAGAATACCTGATTTCACAAAATAACGAAGTTATAAGTACCTTTGATGGAAATGAAGCAGAAGATTATTTGTACTCACAAACTTTTGATTTATTACTCTTAGATGTAAATGTTCCTGAATTAAATGGCTTTGAATTATTACGCAATTTACGAGCCCAAAATATAAAAACTCCTGCAATATTTATTACATCGTTAAATATGGCAGATGATATGCAAAAGGGTTTTGATAGTGGTTGTGATGACTACATCAAAAAACCTTTTGAGCTTAAAGAACTTGATATAAGAATTAATAATATAAAAAGACTTTTTAATATTACTCCTACAAATATAATAATTCTTGAAAAAGATTTATTATTAGATACTCAAAATCTCTACATTTTAAAAGAAGATAAAAAAATTCATATTGCAAAAAAAGAGAGCGAAGTTTTACAATATTTAATAAATAATTCAAGAAAAACAGTAAGTATTGAGGAACTTAGTCTAAATCTTTGGGCATATGAAGAGAATCCAAACGCATCAACAGTTAGAACCTATATAAAAAATTTACGTAAAATTTTAGGAGAAGAACAAATCTTAAATATACGAGGAGTTGGATATAGATTTAACAAAAAGTGA
- a CDS encoding sensor histidine kinase, with the protein MDIDLTKSEKITLFRFLFLYLGSSLILMLITIFFYYQNEKTLFIDLIKSNMQNITSKISNEVIVSHMMGTKFDKDKYLNSKEYKISFYNKNKELIYGNFDEKVDFSQKYIFDEKSLILVDNSTVGHLGIEYIVLKDISLEVKIYELKISIILIFLAFYSLVTIIGFYLAKLFLKPIKDERIKLNNFIKDTTHELNTPISAIMMSTEGENLSLKQIERIKLSAKRISEIYKDLTYIFLENKEIKKDKKELDLSLLIKEQIDNFEPLFLKKKIEVLTQLESTSYKIDKDDFIRLFNNLFSNAIKYNKINGKIEISLKNRVLSIKDSGIGIKKNKLKDIYKRYYRATTQSGGFGLGLNIVNMICKSYNINIEVESIENEGTIFKLYF; encoded by the coding sequence TTGGATATAGATTTAACAAAAAGTGAAAAAATCACACTATTTAGATTTCTATTTTTGTATTTAGGCTCGTCGTTAATTTTGATGTTAATAACTATATTTTTTTATTATCAAAATGAAAAGACTTTATTTATTGATTTGATAAAATCAAATATGCAAAATATTACTTCAAAAATTTCAAATGAAGTAATTGTTTCTCATATGATGGGCACAAAGTTTGATAAAGATAAATACTTAAATTCAAAAGAGTACAAAATATCTTTTTATAATAAGAATAAAGAGCTAATTTATGGCAATTTTGATGAAAAAGTAGATTTTAGTCAGAAATATATCTTTGATGAAAAATCATTAATTTTAGTAGATAATTCAACAGTAGGACATTTAGGTATTGAATATATTGTTTTAAAAGATATTAGTTTAGAAGTGAAGATTTATGAGTTGAAAATATCTATAATTTTAATTTTTTTAGCTTTTTATTCTTTAGTTACAATAATTGGTTTTTATCTTGCTAAGTTATTTTTAAAACCAATAAAAGATGAAAGAATAAAGTTAAATAATTTTATAAAAGATACAACCCATGAACTAAATACTCCAATAAGTGCAATTATGATGTCAACAGAAGGGGAGAATTTATCTTTAAAACAAATAGAAAGAATAAAACTAAGTGCTAAAAGAATAAGTGAAATATATAAAGATTTAACTTATATATTTTTAGAGAATAAAGAGATAAAAAAAGATAAAAAAGAGTTAGATTTATCTTTACTTATTAAAGAACAAATTGATAATTTTGAACCTTTATTTTTAAAAAAGAAGATAGAAGTTTTAACACAATTAGAATCGACTTCTTATAAGATTGATAAAGATGATTTTATTAGATTGTTTAACAATCTTTTTTCAAATGCAATAAAATATAATAAAATCAATGGGAAAATAGAAATATCATTAAAAAATAGAGTTTTAAGTATTAAAGATAGTGGAATAGGAATAAAAAAAAATAAATTAAAAGATATTTACAAAAGATATTATAGAGCAACAACACAAAGTGGTGGTTTTGGTTTAGGATTAAATATAGTAAATATGATATGTAAAAGTTATAATATTAATATTGAAGTTGAATCTATAGAAAATGAAGGAACAATTTTTAAGTTATATTTTTAA
- a CDS encoding FixH family protein: MKNLFKIILTLVLALNFLNAEPINQNGEKDGYNVTLMSEKSLVVGDNEFVIKLAKDEKNVTTAKVKIKFFMPEMPGMPYMEHEEKAELVDGVYKTKVNFSMAGTWQYQLKFKTDDDVVHTIRGSVNI; the protein is encoded by the coding sequence ATGAAAAACCTTTTCAAAATAATTCTAACTTTAGTTCTTGCATTAAACTTTTTAAATGCAGAACCAATAAATCAAAATGGTGAAAAAGATGGTTACAATGTTACATTAATGAGTGAAAAATCACTTGTTGTTGGAGATAATGAATTTGTAATCAAGTTAGCTAAAGATGAAAAAAATGTAACAACAGCAAAAGTAAAAATAAAATTCTTTATGCCTGAAATGCCAGGAATGCCATATATGGAACATGAAGAAAAAGCTGAATTAGTTGATGGCGTTTATAAAACAAAAGTTAATTTCTCAATGGCTGGAACATGGCAATATCAACTTAAATTCAAAACAGATGATGATGTTGTTCATACAATTAGAGGAAGCGTAAATATCTAA
- a CDS encoding TolC family protein, producing the protein MLKIVLASSLTLSLLSAISIDELVNSTFENSYDLKSVEKSIEVANQQISIAKKWQNPVLSMGINDVWINDFSSRNKEAMQASFIGISQVIPTGNKLDIKEKIAFKEKNIKLYDFEDKKLELTSKINELVYNILLSEEKYKLLEEYEKNLEKLESLYGSLYKYQKATQNEIINSQISTVELKIQKQNLKNLIDNSYLKLEQITYTKIDKIDEKIDIKKVDLLIENSSHPKFKSLEESSSKQQSIAELERAKKIPDVQVSLAYFQRDDKFNDYVNMAVSIPLPIYDTENVTRVQAKMSANETNDKLEQLKHNFEIQSKILKNNLNNAYENYNLIGQKIIPLKEKIQKNIETYNSFDDVKPQESIKNLNDLITYQMKAIDEQQKYYEAYSGLIYYANKGIK; encoded by the coding sequence ATGTTAAAAATAGTTTTAGCTTCATCATTAACTTTATCACTTTTAAGTGCAATATCAATTGATGAATTAGTTAATTCTACATTTGAAAATAGTTATGATTTAAAAAGTGTAGAAAAATCTATTGAAGTTGCAAATCAACAAATATCAATAGCAAAAAAGTGGCAAAATCCAGTATTATCTATGGGAATAAATGATGTATGGATAAATGATTTTAGTTCACGAAATAAAGAGGCGATGCAAGCCTCTTTTATAGGAATTTCACAAGTAATCCCAACTGGAAATAAACTTGATATAAAAGAAAAAATTGCTTTTAAAGAGAAAAATATAAAGCTTTATGATTTTGAAGATAAGAAGTTAGAACTTACATCAAAAATAAATGAGTTGGTTTATAATATCTTATTATCAGAGGAAAAATATAAACTTTTAGAAGAGTATGAAAAAAACTTGGAAAAATTAGAGAGTTTATATGGTTCTTTATATAAATATCAAAAAGCAACTCAAAATGAGATAATAAATTCTCAAATCTCAACAGTTGAATTAAAAATACAAAAACAAAATCTAAAGAATTTAATAGATAATTCGTACTTAAAATTAGAACAAATAACATATACAAAAATAGACAAAATTGATGAAAAAATAGATATAAAAAAAGTTGATTTATTGATTGAAAATTCTTCTCATCCAAAATTTAAAAGTTTAGAAGAGAGTTCATCAAAACAACAAAGTATAGCTGAATTAGAAAGAGCAAAAAAGATTCCAGATGTTCAAGTAAGTTTGGCATATTTTCAAAGGGATGATAAATTTAATGATTATGTAAATATGGCTGTTTCTATCCCTCTTCCAATTTATGATACAGAAAATGTTACAAGAGTTCAAGCAAAAATGAGTGCAAATGAGACTAATGATAAATTGGAACAACTAAAACATAACTTTGAGATTCAATCAAAAATATTAAAGAATAATCTAAATAATGCTTATGAAAATTATAATTTAATAGGTCAAAAGATAATTCCATTAAAAGAAAAAATACAAAAAAATATTGAAACATATAATAGTTTTGATGATGTTAAACCACAAGAAAGTATTAAAAATCTAAATGATTTAATCACTTATCAAATGAAAGCAATTGATGAGCAACAAAAATATTATGAAGCCTATTCAGGATTAATTTACTATGCAAATAAAGGTATCAAATGA
- a CDS encoding efflux RND transporter periplasmic adaptor subunit produces MIKKLLIITLFLTVGLNAEIIDAKQLFNKKIVKVKKEEVIENKSFYGVTKIDESSIVDIVSRFDGYITNLNANKIYMNIKKGEALYSIYSDDILSIQNELQIAKDINKNIYSSTFLKLENFDISKENQQKIKDGKLNNSGLVVTSNFNGILLQKNINNKSAVKKGTTLLQLGNLDKMWFIASIYQDDLSFVKKDKEAMIHIDGLNKMISSKVDFIYPIFDEKSKTVNVRFIIDNENSELIPSMFGKVDINIKKETLLTLPKTAVLKKANSFYVFKPTSNDEFEAVKINAKRVASNKYQIVSGLGENDEVINNALFLLDSDAVTNNLYESDNEDW; encoded by the coding sequence ATGATTAAAAAACTACTTATAATCACCCTATTTTTAACAGTTGGATTAAATGCAGAGATTATAGATGCAAAACAACTGTTTAATAAAAAAATAGTAAAAGTAAAAAAAGAAGAAGTTATTGAGAATAAAAGTTTTTATGGAGTAACAAAGATTGATGAATCATCTATTGTTGATATTGTAAGTAGATTTGATGGTTATATAACAAATTTAAATGCAAATAAGATTTATATGAATATCAAAAAAGGTGAAGCTTTATATTCTATTTATTCTGATGATATTTTATCTATTCAAAATGAACTTCAAATTGCAAAAGATATAAATAAAAATATCTATTCTTCAACATTTTTAAAACTTGAAAATTTTGATATATCAAAAGAAAATCAACAAAAAATCAAAGATGGAAAATTAAATAATAGTGGTCTAGTGGTTACTTCAAATTTTAATGGTATTTTACTTCAAAAAAATATCAATAATAAAAGTGCAGTTAAAAAAGGAACTACCCTACTTCAATTAGGAAATCTAGATAAAATGTGGTTTATTGCTTCAATTTATCAAGATGATTTATCTTTTGTTAAAAAAGATAAAGAAGCTATGATTCATATTGATGGATTAAACAAAATGATTAGCTCAAAAGTTGATTTTATCTACCCTATTTTTGATGAAAAAAGTAAAACAGTAAATGTTAGATTTATTATTGATAATGAAAATAGTGAATTAATACCAAGTATGTTTGGTAAGGTCGATATAAATATCAAAAAAGAGACACTTTTAACTCTTCCAAAAACAGCTGTGTTAAAAAAAGCAAATAGTTTTTATGTATTTAAACCAACTTCAAATGATGAGTTTGAAGCTGTAAAAATAAACGCAAAAAGAGTTGCTTCAAATAAATATCAAATAGTAAGTGGGCTTGGAGAAAATGATGAAGTTATTAATAATGCCCTATTCTTATTGGATTCAGATGCAGTTACAAATAATTTATATGAATCAGACAATGAAGATTGGTAA
- a CDS encoding efflux RND transporter permease subunit codes for MVENIISYSVRNKFLILFFIFILTLGSFWAVKNTSLDALPDLSPPQVIVQVEWSGQSPKTIEEQISYPLISSLMSLPNIQTVRAMSSFSNAMIYIIFKDGTDLYDSRSRILEQLSTLQGTFPEGSSVQIGPDATGVGWAYEYALKSKTKSLEELRTLQDYYYKFALLGVDGVSEIASIGGYIKNYEITLNQDKLVQYDLSIDEIKKVLVANNSDTGGRIILENGYEHIITARGYLKSIVDIENITIKTLNNTPLKIKDIATVNITSSNRRGMADLDGEGETVGGIVVVRFGENPYKVINAVKEKLKTLNIPDVEVVEVYDRSSLIDKAIDTLKRTLVEESIIVMIIAGLFLFHFRSALIIIITLPITVLISFLLMKAFNIGSNIMSLGGIAIAIGAMVDATIVMVENAHKHLQGKENITKEERVSIIIESAKQVGRPIFFALILVVASFLPIFALSGQEGRLFSPLAFTKSFAMMTGAILSITLVPILMIFLIKGKILKEEENILNRFFIKLYSPLLHLSLKLKYLIVAIFIGTLVFAVTVYEKQKWEFMPMMNEQTFMYMPVTPYGIGIDLAKELAQKTNMVIKSFPEVESSFAKVGRAQTATDPAPLAMIETIITFKPQNEWREGMTYKKLMEEMDKNLQVNGLINSWTYPIRGRIDMLLTGIRTPLGIKLYGNNHELLETTASKIEQALKKYEGTLSVSADKMNSGYYLNIEINDEMISRYGISKKDVLEVVSLGVGGSQISTYLDKLERYPISLRFETTQREDIKALENLQIKTKLGYQPLRLFADLKYEEGPSVIKSEKALNVNFIYITPKDGFSAKQYKDEANKILKEMKLPDGYYFEWAGQSEYLESAMKKLSYIIPITFMIIFILIYLALKNLTYTFVIFFTLPFALTGGIFYLEYLNFNISIAVIVGFLALLGVAAETSIVMLVYLDEAMKEFYKNKEEFTNKNIVETIYKGAVLRLRPKLMTLFSILGGLIPIMYINGVGSEVMQRIAAPMIGGMVSSTFLTLIIIPSIFYIITLRKNNVSTH; via the coding sequence ATGGTAGAAAATATAATTTCATATAGTGTAAGAAATAAATTTTTAATTTTATTTTTTATTTTTATATTAACACTTGGTTCTTTTTGGGCTGTAAAAAATACAAGTTTAGATGCTTTACCTGATTTATCACCTCCTCAAGTAATAGTTCAAGTTGAATGGAGTGGACAAAGTCCAAAAACAATTGAAGAACAAATTTCATATCCATTAATTTCAAGTTTGATGAGTTTACCAAATATTCAAACTGTTCGTGCAATGAGTTCATTTTCAAATGCAATGATATATATTATTTTTAAAGATGGAACAGATTTATATGATTCAAGAAGTAGAATATTAGAACAACTTTCAACTCTTCAAGGAACATTTCCTGAGGGTTCATCTGTTCAAATAGGTCCAGATGCAACAGGAGTTGGTTGGGCTTATGAATATGCGTTAAAATCTAAAACAAAAAGTTTAGAAGAACTTAGAACATTACAAGATTATTATTATAAATTCGCCCTACTTGGAGTTGATGGAGTTAGTGAAATTGCATCAATTGGTGGTTATATAAAAAACTATGAAATAACTCTAAATCAAGACAAATTAGTTCAATATGATTTGAGTATTGATGAAATTAAAAAAGTATTAGTAGCAAATAATAGCGATACTGGTGGAAGAATAATTTTAGAAAATGGATATGAACATATTATAACTGCTCGTGGTTACTTAAAATCTATTGTGGATATTGAAAATATAACAATCAAAACTTTAAATAATACACCACTAAAAATAAAAGATATAGCAACAGTAAATATCACTTCATCAAATAGAAGAGGAATGGCTGATTTAGATGGTGAAGGTGAAACAGTTGGGGGAATAGTTGTAGTTAGATTTGGTGAAAATCCATATAAAGTAATAAATGCAGTTAAAGAAAAACTAAAAACTCTAAATATTCCAGATGTAGAGGTTGTTGAAGTTTACGATAGAAGTTCATTGATTGATAAAGCAATAGATACATTAAAAAGAACATTAGTAGAAGAATCTATTATTGTTATGATAATAGCTGGATTATTTTTATTTCATTTTAGAAGTGCATTAATTATTATCATAACTCTTCCAATTACTGTATTAATTAGTTTTTTACTAATGAAAGCATTTAATATAGGTTCAAATATTATGAGTTTAGGTGGAATTGCTATTGCAATTGGAGCAATGGTTGATGCAACGATTGTAATGGTTGAAAATGCACATAAGCATCTTCAAGGAAAAGAAAATATTACAAAAGAAGAAAGAGTAAGTATTATAATTGAATCAGCAAAACAAGTTGGTCGTCCAATATTTTTTGCATTAATACTTGTTGTAGCCTCTTTTTTACCAATCTTTGCTTTAAGTGGTCAAGAAGGAAGGCTATTTTCTCCTTTAGCATTTACAAAATCATTTGCAATGATGACAGGTGCAATTTTATCAATAACATTAGTACCTATTTTGATGATATTTTTGATAAAAGGGAAAATATTAAAAGAGGAAGAAAATATATTAAATAGATTTTTTATAAAACTTTATTCACCGCTTTTACATCTTTCTCTAAAATTGAAATATCTAATAGTAGCAATATTTATAGGAACTTTAGTTTTTGCTGTAACAGTTTATGAAAAGCAAAAATGGGAATTTATGCCTATGATGAATGAACAAACTTTTATGTATATGCCTGTAACTCCTTATGGAATTGGGATTGATTTAGCAAAAGAGTTAGCACAAAAAACAAATATGGTAATCAAATCATTTCCTGAAGTTGAAAGTTCATTTGCAAAAGTAGGGCGTGCTCAAACTGCAACAGATCCAGCACCACTTGCGATGATAGAAACTATAATTACTTTTAAACCACAAAATGAGTGGAGAGAAGGTATGACATATAAAAAATTAATGGAGGAGATGGATAAAAATCTTCAAGTTAATGGACTTATAAATTCATGGACATATCCAATTCGTGGACGTATAGATATGCTTTTAACAGGAATTAGAACGCCATTAGGTATAAAACTATATGGAAATAATCACGAATTACTTGAAACTACAGCATCAAAGATAGAACAAGCTTTAAAAAAATATGAAGGGACTTTATCTGTTTCAGCAGATAAAATGAATTCAGGATATTATTTGAATATTGAAATTAATGATGAAATGATTTCAAGATATGGAATAAGCAAAAAAGATGTGTTAGAAGTAGTTTCATTAGGAGTAGGGGGAAGTCAAATCTCTACATATTTAGATAAATTAGAACGATATCCTATAAGTCTAAGATTTGAAACAACTCAAAGAGAAGATATAAAAGCTTTAGAAAATTTACAAATAAAAACAAAATTAGGTTATCAGCCACTAAGACTTTTTGCAGATTTAAAATATGAAGAAGGACCATCAGTTATAAAATCAGAAAAAGCATTAAATGTTAATTTTATTTATATAACACCAAAAGATGGCTTTTCAGCAAAACAATATAAAGATGAAGCAAATAAAATTTTAAAAGAGATGAAGTTACCAGATGGTTACTATTTTGAATGGGCAGGACAAAGTGAATATTTAGAATCAGCGATGAAAAAATTATCATATATCATACCAATTACATTTATGATTATATTTATTTTAATCTATTTAGCTTTGAAAAATTTAACTTATACTTTTGTAATATTTTTCACACTTCCTTTTGCGTTGACTGGTGGAATATTTTATTTAGAATATCTAAATTTTAATATCTCAATTGCAGTTATCGTAGGATTTTTAGCATTATTAGGAGTTGCTGCCGAAACTTCTATTGTGATGTTAGTATATTTAGATGAAGCTATGAAAGAATTTTATAAAAATAAAGAAGAGTTTACAAATAAAAATATTGTTGAAACTATTTATAAAGGGGCAGTTTTAAGACTTCGTCCAAAACTTATGACTCTATTTAGTATTTTAGGAGGTTTAATTCCAATTATGTATATAAATGGCGTAGGAAGTGAAGTTATGCAAAGAATTGCAGCACCAATGATTGGAGGAATGGTAAGTTCAACATTTTTGACACTTATAATAATTCCATCAATTTTTTATATTATAACTTTAAGAAAAAATAATGTTTCTACACATTAA